A DNA window from Thermogemmata fonticola contains the following coding sequences:
- a CDS encoding TolC family protein, translating to MVQRCLALVCLAAAAGCHAGGWPGLPAPSEAAPLPEGPRQTITVEVPRPDIPPSPLPSLYRHLTAEECRRRTFQATPVADVLAVPADMPRLRRLKHGEGEIWNLIRAYAADELRNRHMAEALSDFYRLAAAEGQYDRLRQAEQLLQDQAHSLEKAVQQGVRSAQDLLTVQRQLLEVRSRLAQVESLRIALNAALAERLGLPGADPPLWPTVKLQVDPRDVAVEAAVDLALTYRPDLNLLRLLLQVDGRALAQAEGLLQAIHPLLSTGPAPSPLQTLLAELRKAPTLWEQRGRSLVEAVLQARQRQVTAEVRAAIAARQGQRTVAAARQSQVEFWRQQLAELEKRQAAGQAVTAELLAARLELLQAEAALLQAAADWHRADLQLRQALGLLVRE from the coding sequence ATGGTTCAGCGATGCCTGGCATTGGTTTGTCTAGCAGCGGCAGCGGGATGTCATGCCGGCGGCTGGCCTGGGCTTCCGGCCCCCAGCGAGGCGGCTCCCCTACCCGAAGGACCGCGGCAGACCATCACCGTGGAGGTCCCTCGTCCCGATATTCCGCCCTCCCCCCTGCCGTCACTCTACCGCCATCTGACGGCGGAGGAATGCCGCCGCCGAACTTTCCAGGCGACCCCTGTGGCAGATGTTTTGGCCGTGCCGGCAGACATGCCCCGTCTGCGGCGCCTCAAACACGGCGAGGGCGAAATCTGGAACCTCATCCGCGCTTATGCCGCCGATGAACTGCGCAACCGCCACATGGCCGAAGCTCTGAGCGACTTTTACCGCTTAGCGGCGGCGGAAGGCCAGTATGACCGCTTGCGCCAAGCGGAGCAATTGCTCCAGGATCAGGCGCACAGTCTGGAAAAGGCGGTGCAACAAGGGGTGCGCTCGGCCCAGGATTTATTGACTGTCCAGCGGCAATTGCTGGAGGTCCGCTCGCGGCTGGCCCAGGTGGAGAGTTTGCGCATCGCCCTCAATGCCGCCCTGGCCGAACGCCTGGGGCTGCCTGGCGCCGATCCGCCGCTGTGGCCGACCGTGAAGCTCCAGGTCGATCCCCGCGATGTGGCGGTGGAAGCCGCTGTGGATTTGGCCCTCACCTACCGGCCCGACCTCAACCTCTTGCGCCTGCTGTTGCAAGTCGACGGCCGCGCCCTGGCCCAAGCGGAGGGATTGCTTCAGGCGATTCACCCCTTGCTCAGCACTGGCCCGGCCCCTTCACCCCTTCAGACCCTCTTGGCGGAGCTGCGCAAGGCTCCGACTCTGTGGGAGCAGCGCGGACGGTCCCTCGTGGAAGCGGTCTTGCAAGCGCGGCAGCGGCAGGTCACCGCGGAAGTCCGGGCCGCCATCGCCGCCCGTCAGGGGCAGCGCACCGTCGCGGCCGCCCGGCAAAGCCAAGTCGAGTTCTGGCGCCAGCAACTGGCTGAGCTGGAGAAACGCCAAGCCGCCGGGCAAGCTGTCACTGCTGAGTTGCTCGCCGCCCGCCTGGAACTGCTCCAAGCGGAGGCCGCCCTGCTCCAAGCCGCCGCCGATTGGCACCGTGCC